A region from the Pseudomonas promysalinigenes genome encodes:
- a CDS encoding serine O-acetyltransferase — translation MFDNIRADLRAHGGDWGAQGFWVLVVYRFGRWRYGVRPALLRKLCSLVYKVLFKFVQIITGVELPCEVVIGRNFVIDHFGGIVISGYARFGDDCRIRNGVVVGLKNVDEPIAPVFGNNVDIGAGAKVLGNIRIGNNVAIGSNAVVLTDVPDNSLAVGVPASIKARKHSDTLQYT, via the coding sequence ATGTTCGATAACATCCGCGCAGACTTGCGCGCCCATGGCGGTGATTGGGGCGCCCAGGGGTTTTGGGTTCTGGTGGTCTATCGCTTCGGGCGCTGGCGCTATGGTGTGCGTCCGGCGTTGCTGCGCAAGCTCTGCTCTTTGGTCTACAAGGTATTGTTCAAGTTCGTGCAGATCATCACCGGCGTCGAGTTGCCTTGCGAGGTGGTGATTGGCCGCAACTTCGTCATCGATCACTTTGGCGGCATCGTGATCAGCGGCTACGCGCGGTTTGGCGATGACTGCCGGATTCGCAACGGCGTGGTGGTGGGGTTGAAGAATGTCGATGAACCCATCGCGCCAGTGTTCGGCAACAACGTCGACATCGGCGCCGGCGCCAAGGTGCTGGGCAATATACGCATCGGTAACAACGTCGCGATAGGCTCCAACGCAGTGGTGTTGACCGATGTACCGGACAACTCGCTGGCGGTCGGGGTGCCCGCTAGCATCAAGGCGCGCAAGCACAGCGATACCCTGCAATACACGTGA
- a CDS encoding glycosyltransferase → MVTGIGVVVIGRNEGQRLERCLLSLIGQADQLVYVDSGSCDGSVEFAAELGVQVVALDMTQPFTAARARNEGFTCLMGIVPSISYVQFVDGDCEVDGGWLSKGQAFLDQHPDVAVVCGRRRERFPQRSVYNLLCDLEWDTPVGQTKACGGDALMRVDAFMAVSGFRPELIAGEEPELCLRLRAAGWKIWRLPEEMTLHDAAMTRFGQWWRRSLRAGYAYAEGAYLHGLKPERHWLRESRRAWFWGLILPLAILIVSLLSGGWGLWLLLIYPLQTVRLARRGSRSRRENWWQAVFLVLGKFPEMLGQAKFLLNRFAAGKALLIEYK, encoded by the coding sequence ATGGTGACAGGGATTGGAGTGGTGGTGATCGGCCGCAACGAGGGCCAGCGCCTGGAGCGCTGCCTGTTGTCCTTGATTGGGCAGGCGGACCAACTGGTGTACGTGGACTCCGGCTCCTGCGATGGCTCGGTGGAATTTGCCGCTGAGCTGGGGGTGCAGGTAGTGGCCCTGGACATGACCCAACCCTTCACAGCGGCGCGTGCACGCAATGAAGGTTTCACCTGCCTGATGGGTATCGTGCCGAGCATCAGCTATGTGCAATTCGTCGATGGTGACTGTGAAGTCGATGGCGGTTGGTTGAGCAAGGGCCAGGCCTTTCTCGATCAGCACCCGGATGTAGCGGTGGTGTGCGGACGGCGCCGTGAGCGCTTTCCCCAGCGCTCGGTTTACAACCTGCTCTGCGACCTGGAATGGGACACGCCGGTGGGGCAAACCAAGGCGTGTGGCGGGGATGCACTGATGCGCGTCGATGCGTTCATGGCCGTGTCCGGTTTTCGCCCAGAACTGATTGCCGGCGAAGAGCCGGAGCTGTGCCTGCGGTTGCGCGCAGCCGGCTGGAAAATCTGGCGCTTGCCCGAAGAGATGACCCTGCACGATGCCGCCATGACCCGGTTCGGGCAGTGGTGGCGACGCAGTCTGCGGGCCGGCTATGCCTATGCCGAAGGCGCCTACTTGCATGGGCTCAAGCCCGAGCGTCATTGGTTGCGTGAATCGCGACGGGCCTGGTTCTGGGGCCTGATCCTGCCGTTGGCGATCCTGATTGTGAGCCTTCTTTCGGGCGGCTGGGGGCTGTGGCTGTTACTGATCTATCCATTGCAAACCGTACGTCTGGCCCGCCGGGGCAGCCGCTCACGCCGGGAAAACTGGTGGCAGGCAGTGTTCCTGGTGCTGGGCAAGTTCCCTGAAATGCTCGGCCAGGCCAAGTTCCTGCTGAACAGGTTTGCGGCCGGTAAGGCGCTGTTGATCGAGTACAAATGA
- a CDS encoding DUF535 family protein codes for MTFRSLAKSVLTLQPGYSLRALNNKYKLTVSMAREWSGLQAFTQRMSKALGQERFEQLGVDCIGVVQWPYISKRWNAAQRLAAVASHYEVVTAQCAPLLLLQRDEQRQLCDLSRYSSGCRLVLDRPIWFKREGELVINLFQGDLRVASLAFTLCHEAQGVCLYIGAVQGIHKGVGSDTSLTIYRDLTKDFEGLRPRSLLIEAIKCVARTLAAQRIYAVADEYRHHRHPYFGAEKHQELAANYDVIWQENGAEPCEWVDFFSIPLAPAQRPVEEIAAKKRAMYRRRHALLDDVFAQIQAAMVGSTVQHSAADLAIR; via the coding sequence ATGACCTTCAGATCGTTAGCCAAGAGTGTGCTCACGCTGCAGCCAGGCTATTCGCTGCGAGCGCTCAACAACAAATACAAGTTGACGGTTTCGATGGCCCGCGAGTGGTCGGGGTTGCAGGCTTTCACTCAGCGCATGTCCAAGGCCTTGGGCCAGGAGCGCTTCGAGCAGTTGGGTGTGGACTGCATCGGTGTGGTGCAATGGCCCTACATCAGCAAGCGCTGGAACGCTGCGCAGCGGCTTGCAGCAGTGGCCTCGCATTATGAAGTGGTGACCGCCCAGTGTGCGCCTTTGCTGCTGTTGCAGCGCGATGAGCAGCGCCAGCTATGCGACCTGTCACGCTACTCAAGCGGGTGCCGGCTGGTGCTGGACCGGCCGATCTGGTTCAAGCGCGAAGGGGAGCTGGTGATCAACCTGTTCCAGGGCGACCTGCGTGTGGCCTCGCTGGCCTTCACTTTGTGCCACGAGGCCCAGGGTGTGTGCCTGTATATCGGCGCAGTGCAAGGCATTCACAAAGGTGTGGGCAGCGACACGTCCCTGACCATCTACCGCGACCTGACCAAGGACTTCGAAGGCCTACGCCCCAGAAGCCTGCTGATCGAGGCCATCAAGTGCGTCGCCAGGACCCTGGCCGCCCAGCGTATCTATGCCGTCGCGGACGAATATCGCCACCATCGACACCCGTATTTCGGCGCCGAGAAGCACCAGGAACTGGCGGCCAATTACGACGTGATCTGGCAGGAGAACGGCGCCGAGCCCTGCGAGTGGGTGGATTTCTTCAGCATCCCCCTGGCCCCCGCCCAGCGCCCGGTAGAGGAGATCGCGGCGAAGAAGCGGGCGATGTACCGCCGGCGCCATGCCTTGCTCGATGACGTGTTTGCCCAGATCCAAGCTGCCATGGTGGGCAGCACGGTGCAGCACAGCGCGGCCGACTTGGCCATTCGATGA
- a CDS encoding glycosyltransferase, with protein sequence MRIAYFINQYPKVSHTFIRREILALERQGVEVQRIALRGWDAELHDAEDLAERGKTRYVLQDGLRGLLKPLMQVLRARPKAFLTALRLALGQGWRADRPWPYHLVYLAEACRLLQWLQDAAAEHVHAHFGTNSTEVVMLANVLGGPPYSFTVHGPEEFDKAQLLHLGEKVRRASFVVAVSAFGRSQLWRWVAHDQWGKVKVVHCGLERSFHQVAPQAITATPRLVCVGRLCEQKGQLLLIEAARGLVSQGVQLELVLAGDGELRGPIEALIVRYGLQAQVRITGWISSAQVRDEILAARAMVLPSFAEGLPVVIMEAMALRRPVLTTYVAGIPELVRHGENGWLFPAGSVEALTEAMRQCLEQPVQVLQRMGDAAYERVLQRHDIDTEAAKLLSHFKVPA encoded by the coding sequence ATGCGAATTGCTTACTTCATCAATCAGTACCCCAAGGTCAGCCATACCTTCATCCGCCGCGAGATACTGGCGCTGGAGCGCCAAGGCGTCGAGGTGCAGCGCATCGCCCTGCGTGGCTGGGATGCTGAACTGCACGACGCTGAAGACTTGGCGGAGCGGGGCAAAACCCGCTATGTGCTGCAGGACGGGCTGAGGGGGTTGCTCAAACCCCTGATGCAGGTGCTGCGGGCACGGCCAAAAGCGTTCCTGACGGCCCTGCGCCTGGCGCTTGGCCAGGGTTGGCGTGCCGACCGCCCGTGGCCATACCACCTGGTTTATCTCGCCGAGGCATGCCGGCTGCTGCAATGGTTGCAAGACGCTGCGGCAGAACATGTGCACGCACATTTCGGCACCAACTCCACGGAGGTGGTCATGCTGGCCAACGTGCTGGGCGGCCCGCCTTACAGCTTCACCGTGCATGGGCCGGAAGAGTTCGACAAGGCTCAGCTTCTGCATTTGGGCGAAAAGGTGCGGCGGGCATCATTCGTTGTCGCCGTCAGCGCCTTCGGGCGTAGCCAGCTATGGCGCTGGGTGGCCCATGATCAGTGGGGCAAGGTCAAGGTGGTGCATTGCGGCCTGGAACGCAGTTTTCACCAGGTGGCACCGCAAGCAATCACCGCCACGCCTCGGCTGGTTTGCGTTGGGCGCTTGTGTGAGCAGAAGGGCCAGTTGCTGCTGATCGAAGCTGCACGTGGCCTGGTCAGTCAGGGCGTGCAATTGGAACTGGTATTGGCTGGCGATGGTGAATTGCGAGGCCCGATTGAAGCACTCATCGTGCGCTACGGTTTGCAAGCGCAGGTGCGCATCACCGGCTGGATCAGCAGCGCGCAGGTGCGCGACGAGATTCTGGCCGCGCGGGCCATGGTACTGCCAAGCTTTGCCGAAGGTTTGCCGGTGGTCATTATGGAGGCGATGGCGCTGCGCCGACCTGTTCTTACCACTTACGTGGCCGGTATCCCTGAACTGGTCCGCCACGGCGAGAACGGCTGGCTGTTCCCGGCTGGTAGCGTCGAAGCCTTGACCGAAGCGATGCGCCAATGCCTGGAGCAGCCCGTGCAGGTGTTGCAGCGCATGGGCGATGCGGCCTATGAGCGGGTATTGCAACGCCACGACATCGATACCGAGGCAGCCAAGCTGCTCAGCCATTTCAAGGTGCCGGCATGA
- a CDS encoding glycosyltransferase family 2 protein codes for MMTLLAWLLGGVALLLLVPALLLFIQVVLACLPARVRQRPHLPRPRLAVLVPAHNEASLIVSTLASIRPQLRDGDQLLVVADNCSDQTASLARAAGAQVVEREDLLRRGKGYALDFGVQHLRLSPPQVVIIIDADCQVGAGALEHLACSCIDRGRPAQALYLMHAPPGAGLKVQVAAFAWRVKNLVRPQGWARAGLPCQLMGAGMAFSWQDLSAVNLATGHLVEDLKLGLECAAHGKAPVFCPQAVVNSHFPTSQEGLNIQRKRWEHGHLGVVLADGPRLLAAALLKRNWPLLGMAVDLLVPPLALLSLLLMVVFALSWLMFGVGGTLLPALLASLALALLGAAILLAWACFARELIPFSVLLYAPFYAARKIPLYLGFLLKRQVDWVRSKRDDN; via the coding sequence ATGATGACCTTGCTGGCTTGGCTGCTGGGTGGCGTGGCGCTGTTGCTATTGGTACCGGCATTGCTGCTGTTCATCCAGGTGGTGCTGGCCTGCCTACCTGCTCGGGTGCGACAGAGGCCTCACCTGCCGCGGCCGCGGTTGGCAGTGCTGGTACCTGCGCACAACGAGGCGTCGCTGATCGTTTCGACGCTGGCCAGCATCCGGCCGCAGCTGCGCGATGGTGACCAACTGCTGGTGGTGGCCGACAACTGCAGCGACCAGACCGCAAGCCTTGCCCGCGCGGCGGGAGCGCAAGTGGTCGAGCGCGAGGACCTGCTGCGCCGAGGCAAGGGTTATGCATTGGATTTCGGGGTGCAGCACCTGCGCCTGTCGCCACCGCAGGTGGTGATCATCATCGATGCAGACTGCCAGGTTGGGGCCGGTGCGCTCGAGCACCTGGCTTGTAGTTGTATAGACCGCGGCCGGCCTGCACAGGCGTTGTACCTGATGCATGCGCCGCCTGGGGCGGGGCTGAAGGTGCAGGTTGCAGCTTTCGCCTGGCGGGTGAAGAACCTGGTTCGGCCGCAGGGTTGGGCACGGGCGGGCCTGCCATGCCAGTTGATGGGGGCAGGCATGGCGTTCAGCTGGCAAGACCTGTCGGCCGTCAACCTGGCTACCGGTCACCTGGTCGAAGATCTGAAGCTTGGCCTTGAGTGTGCCGCGCACGGTAAGGCGCCGGTATTCTGCCCGCAGGCTGTGGTGAACAGCCATTTTCCCACTAGCCAGGAAGGCCTGAATATTCAGCGCAAGCGCTGGGAGCATGGGCATTTGGGGGTGGTCTTGGCCGATGGGCCCAGGCTGCTCGCCGCTGCGCTGCTCAAGCGTAATTGGCCACTGTTGGGCATGGCAGTTGACTTACTGGTGCCGCCCCTGGCCTTGCTGTCGTTGCTGTTGATGGTGGTCTTCGCTCTGAGCTGGCTCATGTTCGGCGTAGGGGGGACGCTGCTGCCTGCACTGCTCGCCAGCTTGGCGTTGGCCTTGCTTGGCGCTGCCATCCTGTTGGCGTGGGCCTGTTTTGCACGGGAGCTGATTCCGTTTTCGGTACTGCTGTACGCACCGTTCTACGCGGCGCGGAAAATCCCTTTGTATCTGGGGTTCCTGCTCAAGCGCCAGGTCGACTGGGTGCGTTCCAAACGGGATGACAACTGA
- a CDS encoding WecB/TagA/CpsF family glycosyltransferase, which produces MTEQGWLQRWKMVMGKLCLVDDAAHEQRLLQSLCSAQRPTVLGFVNAHAMNLVAGNADYCHALAAADVLLRDGAGMAVLLRRLGLAPGLNMNGTDLIPKLLTGFEGRNVAFWGTQEPFLTEAARRCEAEFGLQVVSRHHGFADTDTYLGLAERHRPGLIVLGMGMPKQEQLAARLAVLDYPCLIVCGGAILDFLGGKVARAPRWVRRMNAEWVFRLLREPKRLFKRYVLGNPLFLLRARFYARSPMHRR; this is translated from the coding sequence ATGACAGAGCAGGGTTGGCTGCAGCGCTGGAAGATGGTCATGGGCAAGCTGTGCCTGGTGGATGATGCGGCACACGAGCAGCGGCTGCTGCAGTCACTGTGTTCGGCGCAGCGGCCAACGGTGCTGGGCTTCGTCAATGCCCACGCGATGAACCTGGTGGCTGGCAACGCCGATTATTGCCATGCGCTGGCTGCTGCCGATGTGCTGCTGCGCGACGGTGCTGGCATGGCAGTGCTGCTGCGTCGCCTGGGGCTTGCGCCGGGCCTGAACATGAACGGCACCGATTTGATTCCCAAGCTCCTTACGGGGTTTGAAGGCCGCAATGTGGCTTTCTGGGGAACGCAGGAGCCATTCCTGACCGAAGCCGCGCGGCGTTGCGAGGCAGAGTTCGGCCTGCAGGTGGTGTCGCGACACCACGGTTTTGCCGATACCGATACTTACCTGGGCCTGGCTGAGCGACATCGCCCTGGGTTGATCGTGCTTGGCATGGGGATGCCCAAGCAGGAGCAGTTGGCCGCACGCTTGGCCGTTCTCGATTACCCCTGCCTGATCGTCTGCGGTGGGGCGATCCTGGACTTTCTCGGTGGCAAGGTCGCGCGGGCGCCTCGCTGGGTAAGGCGGATGAACGCCGAATGGGTGTTCAGGTTACTCAGAGAGCCCAAACGCCTGTTCAAGCGTTACGTGCTAGGCAACCCATTGTTCCTGTTGCGCGCTCGGTTTTATGCCCGCTCGCCGATGCATCGCCGTTAG
- a CDS encoding undecaprenyl-phosphate glucose phosphotransferase, giving the protein MVFEPRSSRSLLQRRSSVSNAIQAGLDGIAVTSVAWYLIYDQFGYITSDYVIMLLLLIGALAVIYDHYAIYRSNVGLSVKAFRLFKAWSATFCFLVVIAFLTKQSETYSRLLVVQLFVIGYFVQLFLHVAMRELQKRFTAHARLDNALIIGDGDLANFLYQKISNNPWFGERVMGCIWVDQDDDQARQSQEGKQRLPVLGSIADLDQIIAQHNIRTVYLVTPLGGSAVIQDVYLKLLDKCIAVNWVPDIFSLRLINHSVREIAGIPVLTLSETPLTGTSLFLKNLEDRVLAALILLCASPVLLALAVIIKLDSPGPVFFRQDRTGWTGESFRIWKFRSMHVHQPENGVVQQAQRNDPRLTRVGAFIRRTSLDELPQLFNVLTGDMSLVGPRPHALQHDTLYSQDIVDYFARHNIKPGMTGLAQVRGYRGETKDIEQMIQRVNSDIEYINNWSLWLDFVILVRTVNAFTGKQAY; this is encoded by the coding sequence ATGGTTTTTGAACCCAGAAGCAGTCGTTCGTTACTCCAGCGTAGAAGTAGCGTCAGCAACGCCATTCAGGCGGGGCTCGACGGTATCGCCGTAACCAGCGTGGCGTGGTACCTGATTTACGACCAGTTTGGTTACATCACTTCCGACTACGTGATCATGCTGTTGCTGCTGATCGGGGCGCTGGCGGTCATCTATGACCATTACGCCATCTATCGCAGCAATGTTGGGCTGTCGGTTAAGGCTTTCAGGCTGTTCAAGGCCTGGTCGGCGACGTTCTGTTTCCTGGTGGTGATCGCCTTCCTGACCAAACAGAGCGAAACTTATTCACGGCTGCTGGTGGTCCAGTTGTTCGTCATTGGGTACTTCGTGCAGCTATTTCTGCATGTGGCGATGCGTGAGCTGCAAAAACGCTTCACCGCCCATGCTCGGCTGGACAATGCCTTGATCATCGGCGACGGCGACCTGGCCAATTTCCTTTATCAGAAAATCAGCAACAACCCGTGGTTCGGGGAGCGGGTGATGGGCTGCATCTGGGTCGATCAGGACGACGATCAGGCGCGCCAATCGCAAGAAGGCAAGCAGCGCCTGCCGGTGCTGGGCAGCATCGCCGACCTGGACCAGATCATCGCCCAGCACAACATTCGCACGGTTTACCTGGTGACGCCGTTAGGCGGCTCTGCAGTCATCCAGGATGTGTATCTGAAGTTGCTCGACAAGTGCATTGCAGTCAATTGGGTGCCCGATATCTTCTCGCTGCGCCTGATCAACCACAGCGTCCGGGAAATCGCCGGAATCCCGGTACTGACCCTGTCGGAAACACCGCTGACCGGCACCAGCCTGTTCTTGAAAAACCTCGAAGACCGTGTGCTGGCCGCGCTTATCTTGCTGTGCGCCTCGCCTGTGCTGCTGGCACTGGCGGTGATCATCAAGCTCGACAGCCCAGGGCCTGTGTTCTTCCGCCAAGACCGCACCGGCTGGACCGGAGAGTCGTTCCGGATCTGGAAATTCCGCAGCATGCATGTGCATCAGCCGGAAAACGGCGTGGTCCAGCAAGCGCAGCGCAACGACCCCAGGTTGACGCGAGTCGGCGCATTCATTCGGCGCACCAGCCTCGATGAATTGCCCCAGCTGTTCAACGTGCTGACCGGGGACATGTCTTTGGTCGGCCCACGGCCCCACGCCTTGCAACACGACACGCTGTATTCCCAGGACATCGTCGATTACTTCGCTCGCCACAACATCAAGCCTGGCATGACCGGCCTTGCGCAAGTGCGCGGATACCGCGGCGAAACAAAGGATATCGAGCAGATGATTCAACGGGTCAATTCCGACATCGAATACATCAACAATTGGTCCTTGTGGCTCGATTTCGTGATCCTGGTGCGCACGGTCAATGCCTTCACCGGCAAGCAGGCTTATTGA